A segment of the Niveibacterium umoris genome:
GATGAATACCTGCTGCAACGCCAATTGCCGTGAGAACACGACGAATCGTGATGCGAGGTTTTCCGCCGTAGCTGGATCAGGCCTGGCCGAAGAGACGGCCGCCCGGACGTGCCGAGGTGATCCCGTCGGCGTCGTAAAGCGAAGGCCCGCTATGCGCGAGCAGAACGCTCATGGCCTGCTGATTGACGCGTAGCTGGTCACGGATGAAGGTGCCGTTGCGCGCGTTCGCGTCATGGGCGCGCCGCGCCAGCCCAAGGTAGTGCTGCCAGGCGTTCACGGTTTGTTGAGGAAGCAGGGCAATGAAGTCGCCGATCCTTGCCGCGCTGGCGTCGACACCGGCGCGACTCAGCAACAGGGCGCGCGCGTTTTCCGTCTGCT
Coding sequences within it:
- a CDS encoding flagella synthesis protein FlgN, which codes for MTPNALLQAQFAALLAEASSQLERFVRLLDDEHELLLTGKVEALLTLAEDKTAAVRQLQQTENARALLLSRAGVDASAARIGDFIALLPQQTVNAWQHYLGLARRAHDANARNGTFIRDQLRVNQQAMSVLLAHSGPSLYDADGITSARPGGRLFGQA